The stretch of DNA aactggagggtattatgctgagtgaaagaagtcaatcggaggacaaacattatatggtctcattcatttggggaatataaataatagtgaaagggaatagaggggaagggagaagaaatgggtaggaaatatcagaaagggagacagaacatggaagacccctaactctgggaaacgaactaggggtggtggaaggggagaagggcggggggtgggggtgagtgggtggcgggcactgacgggggcacttgatgggatgagcactgggtgttattccagTTGAACAAATTGGCaaattggcaaattgaacaccaataaaaaaataaatttattattaaaaaaaagccagTCTCCTTGTTTTGTTTGGTGATATGTCCCTTGATGTAAGTGGAGTTTTAAAGTCcccaactattattgtattatgatTGATTAgctctttatgtttgttattaactgtttatGGACTGTTTAtgggtactcccatgttgggtgactatatatttacaattgttctGTCTTCTTGTTGAAGCATCCCATTTATCATATCATGCCTTTGTCTtttgttagtctttgttttaaagtctattttgtgtaagtattgctaccctggctttcttttcatatccatttgcatgatgtttctccatctcctctcctCATTTTCAATTTGCATGTGTtcttaggtctgaaatgagtcctTTGTAGGCAACACATAGGTGGGTcttattttttcatccattctgtcaccctatgtcatTTTATTGGAGCACTTAGTTATTTACATTCTAATTATTGATAGGtacatatttattgccattttgttacttgtttcatggtttgtttttttttgtccttttatcatccttttcttctttctctgttagGCACATCAAATAggtctcctgctcctgaaagtaatggccttatgaagaagaggtcctgtagtacCCTGCAGTGCATTGTCCCATTTACTAGAATCTGGGACACTTCAGAGGTGTTTCCTGTGTAAATGTGTGCTCTGCTGCTGTGTCTTGGCCACTTTTTCTTTCAGTCCAGTTCCCTGCAATGGCTCTGTTTGCCTGTTGTGGACAAAGTTTGGCCCCTATGGTGTTAGTGAACCAGTCTGGGGTCTCCTTGGGCCTCGATTTAGTTAGGTCATGCATTTAATCGAGATTTAGTAGCACCAAACTACAAATTGTGCTTTCTTGGTGGTATGCCCTGAGATGGTGGGGCCAGCAATTAGACTGACTGTCTGCCTATAGCCTGCTGCTGGGACTGATCATCTGACTGATATGTGTGGTTATCTTACCCTCACCTGAAGGCAGGGTCACTTTGAAATGGTGCTGGCTTTTGTTGGGGCTATTTGTACACTGCCAGGCTCATGGCCCTGGTTTGAACAGGCTCTGGCCAAGAGTGTATTGGAGGAGGTGGAGTGTACTATGCTTGCAAAGTGTGCAAGCAAGATGGGACCTACCACCACTTCTGGGACCAGGCCAGCCCACGTGGAGTATATGGTGTTAAAAGGGTGCAagctggtctgcttgtgaaatgagacctgccACCACTGCAGTGGCAGGGACCAGGCCAGCCAAAGCAGATCTGCAAAGTGATGGGCAGGGTATGCACTTTAAAAAGTTGTCTTCTGGAGGTGGCCTGCTCTGAGATGAGAAACTCTCACCTAGGTGTTTTTCAAGTGGCTTTTTCTATGCTATATCTCCAAGGGCTGTTTGTGGGGCTCTGTAAGGTCTGGCACTCAGCTCCCTGTCACCTCAGGGCTCTCCCAAGGCCAGGTcacctgaattttaaaattctaggctTTAAGTCCCACTGGTTGTAAGAACTGACAAAATTCAGCCCTTCTAGTTATTGAAGTCAAAGGTTATGCAGATTGATCTTCCCTGTGCAGGTTCCCTGGTGTGATAGTTTGCTTCTTGCCCTTCTCTGCTCCAGCAGATCCCTTACTCCTGCAGGTGGTCCATGGTCCATCTAGCTCCTGGACATATTTCCACCCTTCCCTACCCTTGTCAATGTGGCCTCTTTTCTATCTTTACTTGtggtttgttctgccagtcttcgggtcattttctgggttatttacactgatgtgggtgttatctagttgtatccatgggatgaggtgagcttagggtcttcctcctctgccatcttcccagcttCTTCACCTGAGATTCTATTTTAGACACTCTGGTTGCTGGAAGGATAGCTGTACTCTCAGGGCTGTGTATAGCACTTCTTCCAACTGTAAAAGCTTAAACACAAGAGTGTTTGCTATCAACAGGTGATACTGTTACTGCAGTTCTGACATTCACACCAATCAGTTCGCCAAAGAAGCAGAACTGGTAGGAGATAAATATGAAGAGATTTATTGTAAGGAATTCACTTATGCACTTGTGGCGTTTGGCAAGGCAGGTCCTAAATCCACAGGGCCAGGCAACAGGAAGGGCAGGCTGTAACTGTGGCAGGAGCTGAAGCTGCTATTGGTAGGAGGGTCATCTTCAGTGAACTTTTAGTTCTGCTCTTAAGGTCTTTCACTTGATTGGATTAGGCCTACCCACCTTATCCAGGAGAGTCTCCCTTAAAATCAAACAATTATGGACTTTAAtgacatctacaaaataccttcacagaaacattgAAAAACTGGGGGCTTATGGCCTAGCCAAACTGACATAAAAAAATCCATCCTGCCTTCCATTTAGATTGATACACCTTTTGGCCAACTCCATTATCTACAGGACGTGGTTGGGAGAGCATGGTAGGGATGGGGGAGCACAGGGGCTGGAAATGTAATGTGGAAATCTAAGGCATGCATCAttcaggctttatttttaaaggatggctgctttctttttttttttaataggtatgGAGCTACTTATGCTCTGATATGTTTATGTTGGAACAGTAATCCTAAATGTATACAAAAACAAGGATTGAATGTGATAGATCAAGACCCAATACATTTAGGAATCCCCTTTGCAAGCCATGCAAGGTGTATAAGAGATCTTACCAAAGGCCTAGAGATGGAGAGGAGAAAACAAGACTTGGGTCACATAAAGATGGCAGAGACATGTTTTGGTTGATCCAGGTGATTTGGGCCCAACATAAGTAGTTTGTTTCATGGAGGGAGTCAAAGTAATGTAGGGCAGTAATCTAGGGCAGTAATCATTCAATACTGatgttgaaaatcattttatgtaGATTTTCAGTGAATTCCCTGCCACAATCTGCTTGCTGGTATCCCGACACCTCTACAGAAACAAAGTGGTTCAGAGTTCCTGGGGAAATGGGGCAGAGTCAATGGCTGAGAAAGACACCAACAGTCGGTGTTCAGAGAGTGCTACCACTGCTCCATGGATCCCTACGATCCCACCTCCAGCGGACAGAGCACAAGAGGTGCTGCGTTTCTTCCTGCATCATTAAAACCAGTACCAAAGAAAGGCCGCAGAGGTCCAGCAAAGGCACATTCAGAGAAGGTATAGATGAGGGAGCCATGGTCAGTGATGTTGTAGAAGGAGACTGTGTGGGCCTCACAGTCCAAGAAGATCCCAACTTGGCATGGAGGCACCTGAAGGTGGAGGGGAGTCTGGGGACAGGTGCCAGCctcatatttttgtttgttccaCAGCCAAATTGTCCAGAAGCCGTTCCCAGGGCTGAGCAAAAAGTGCCCCTTCCTCTGTGCAGAATCTGTACAAACACCCAGGTCCCAGGCCTCTTTTCCTCTCACATCCACCTCCCAGTAAGCCTTTCCAGAGTCAAAGCACTGGgctcccaggaccatgggatacATGTCAAATCTGCTTTCATTTTCAGGCACTTCCTGCTGGCTGTCTCCAAGCCTCACTTGTCTCCGATCCTCTGAAAGGATGAGCCATGGATTGGCTGTGTGTGGATCCAGGGTGATGTGTACTGCAGAGAGAAGCCCACGGTCAggctgggagaggaaggggaagcaggAGCCCTGGGCCTGTGGTGGGGGTAAGGATGAGGGTGACCATGAGCTGCACTGTGGGAGAAAATAACCTTCAGGCCTGACCTTTGAGGGAACCAcctctctgtccctgcctcaCCTACCCTGACCTGCCAGGGACTCACTCTCCACCCTCATCACCCACTTCATTCCCCAGTCCCACACTCCTGGGGCTAGTCTCACCTCCATACGTCCTCAGCATCGTCTTTAGCCCTGGCACGAGGCACACACTCCTCAGACCCGGGGAGGTAATGTCCAGCTCCTTCAGGTTCCAAGCCTCAGTCCTGGGGCAAACAGTTACAGACCTTGTCTCCATCTCCTGCCCCACCCTCCTGAGCCCTGACACTATAACCTCCTTTGTAGGTAACAATTTAATGCAAATTTATAAGCACCTGTGTTAGGATccttgggggtgggaggcaagAAGATATAGGACATAGTTCCTATCCAGGCCCTCCTGGTTACATGGGCCCCCTGAAGCCCCCTGACGCAAGCAAGcacattctgtttcattttacagGTTAGGCACCTGATACAGATGGAATTACTTCTGTAAGGAACCCCAAGGAGTCTTGTCCATGCAGCTGGTCTCACATGGCTCTTCCTGGGAGATTTGTAACCAGctagattctttttaaagaaagagtccTAGCAGGCTGCAGACTCAAGATTGAACAGAATTTCCCCTTTTGTTGGGGCTTCACTTCATAAAGCTGTTATGGTCCAATTACTTTGGATAACTCACCAACTGATGTTTTCACTAATTAGCCTCAgaccagaaaatattttatgggcTATTGGGTCTTTGAGAatagggagaatggggaaaatatcaGTGCATGTCTTTCTAATGCAACAACCTTTTCCACAGGTATATATGcttcctgcttccccctcttcttaCAAAGAAAACCTCTCCTTACCTTCCCAGGACACTTTTCACCTcctgaggagagaaaaaaacagagtgTAAATTCTGGATCACTGGTTTACCGTTGAGATCTCAGTTCTGTGGGTGAGGTGATGCTCCCCCTGAGGCCCATGGGACATTGTTCTACTCTATTCCTCTAGGCTATTACCTGAACTATTTCTCCCAGCTTGGAGGAGAAGGAATGTGGATGTTTGTGGAATAACAAGAGTAACCAGCATGGGTGTGACCTACAGCCAGGGAAAGGATGACTAGTTTAAGGACTCTGATTCAGAAGACATATTAGAAAGCTCAGACTTTATGGgtagaggagggggaagagagtgGAAAGGAACAAGCAGCCCAGCCTGGCTGAGGTCCAGAGATAGTCACAGGGCAAGAATGGCCAAGTCAAGATGGACAGGAACTGCTCTATCTCATTTACAGGCTTGTGTTGTTTGGGAAGGAAGGGCTGTTTTATGCTGGAGTTAATGCTGCTTTCTCATGTATGTGAAATTAAATCATTTGAGCATATGCTGTTGTAGGGCTTGGGAGACCTTACCTGGGAACTGGCAGAGTCCTAGGCCCAGTCAAAAGTGTGTTAGAAAGCATGGCTCAGTGTTGGGCAGAAGCAAGATTTAGAGAATGAGaagggcaaaaacaaaaacaaaacaatggctTCATGACCACATCCGACACAGACACCAAAAaggtttgaaagagaaaaactgtaCAAGGTTAAAGCAGAAGGGACTTTTGAGACCCTCTGGTCAACAGTTTGCCACAACAAGGCAAACATATTAGGGGATGCAAGATAATTTTAAGTAGAACACACATcgatgagtttttaaaaaataattatgtgcttattttaattttagctctgTCTCTTACTATTTGGGTGAACCTGGTCAAGTTATTCAGCTTTAGTCTCTAAGTTTCTCaacctctctgcccctctgttttctcatctatgagaCGAGGATAACAGCACCCATCTCACTGCATTGTTGTGACAGATCGAATAGACCGAGGCATGTCATATGTGCTATTTAAGAAAGAGCCGTTgtcatgaaaatagaaaaaaaatcagcaacatATCAACACATGATTTCTTGGCTACTGTTGCTTAGGACAAATTTCCTTTTAAGCTAAATTTCTTCCAATGAAGGTGTAAGGCAATGTCAAGAAAACaacattctggggcacctgggtgattcagtggttgagtgtctgcctttggctcaggttgtgatctggggtcctgggatggagtcccgcatggggctccctgcggggagcctgcttctccctctgcctatctctctacctctctctgtgtctcatgaataaataaataaaatcttaaaaaaaaaaacaaaaacatgctaACAGGATTTGGGTAGTGCACAGAAGTGGCAGAAAGTGTGAAGATGATATATCAGTGACTAATGTCTGGGGAATCCTTGTTATTCAGTCCACTCCCTCCCCCTTGTTTCACAAATGGAGAAAGTAGGTCTAGGAAAAGGAACAAACTTGACCTAAAATTATGGAAAGGATTGGTGGCAAGGCTGGGGCTGGGCTACTGTCTTTTAATTTCTAGTGCTGTATTTTCAGTTACATGTATGAGAACGTTCCCATGGCCAAAGGCTCACGTAGAAGGTTTTGTggtttctctcatttaatcctcacaaaaatcctTTGAGAGATGTACTAATATCCATTTAACATATAAGAAATTTGACTCCGAAAGGTTAGGAACTTTCTCAAGGTTGTGGGCCTAGTATGTGTTAGAGCAGGTTCTTGCTGGGGATGCCGTTCTTTTCAATTGCTGCAAGGAATATTTCCTCCTAAATCTGCACCATTCTGTGGCTTGAATGTAAACTACTCATGGGTCTGAATTCCAGGGACAGGGTTTCTACTTGCTGTTGGCAGCATCAGGGAGCTCTAGCCATTTTTCAGTTCCTCCAGGAGCCTCAGAGAAGAGGGTGGCTCACCTGCAGCAGCTCTAGGGGTGAGCCCTTGctcctcctctccagctccaCAACCAGCTCCTGCAGGGCTTGGGTCTTCTGGGCCAGCATGGCCTCTGTCTCCCCTAGGATTCTcagctgctccctctcctccatgTCTAGCCTCTGCATTTGCCTCTGTTCCTCCGCAGCCAGGAAGTTTATCTGCTGTACAAATTCTGCGTGAATCCTCCGTTTGTGTCTCTCAACCTGACTCtttggtgtccatggaaagagAGGATGATTTTGTCAAAATCCCCTAAGCCTGGGGAACAGAGGTggtcatttccatttctattcccCATAGACTCACCACTCTGGGTCTGAGAGCAAACATACACTATTTTGCTAGGGCAGGAAGTGGGTGAGGCTTCTGGGCTAAGAGTGAAATGGGATTATGGTGGGGCACACTGGGGCTGTCCTACAACCACAGCTGCATTGACCTATGTTATCGACTTTCTACAGCCTCTTTCAAAACCCAGTCTGCACCTCGATGTGCCCAAATCTGTCTTCATATCTTAGTGAGTTCCTGAGAGAGTAACACCTGTCCCCACCCCAACAACCATCCAAACACAGGCTCATAACACTGTTCCCCAGGCCTGAGGAAAAGGAGTTTTGGGGATAATCTTGGCTGCTCTTCTGTTAGTGACTGGAAGGTCACCGATGGCACAGGATGAGTCCTTTTGCCACCACAGCCTGACTCACCCTTCTCTGATCCCAAATCTTCCTTTCTGGGCTCTATTGGCCATGAGTTCCCTCCATGCCCTTATAGATACAGAACAAGCTTTATTCTCCATCCTACTTTGGACCAGTGATCTGAACACAGTCAGAAAAACCAGCATGACCAGATAGTTGCCTATGTCTGACCTGAATTGTTCCCTTAAGTCTGTACCTCCTGACAGGCCTAGCCATTGGGCATCTCTCCTGAGAGACCACTGACCAGACATGGAGGCAAAGGTGCCGTCATGTTTTAAGACTAGGCTTAAGGAGCAGGAGCTTTAGGGTATGGCTTGTACCTCTCCGAAGGGTATGGCACCTTCTCctaagactcttgattttgctatCTGATCTGAGCTCTCTCCTTTTTATTCACCTCTATCAAGAGACCTAGAGGACAGCTGGTTCATGGTGAGTGAGATATATTATCACTCCTCAGATGGGCATAGCTATGCTTAGGGTTTGAGTCTGGGGCCCTGGACTCTGCCCTGGCTTCTGACCTGAGATTCCCTTTGGAGCACAACACTTGCCTTCCAGGCTGCTCTCTTCATTGCAGTATTCACTTCCAACTCCTCAGCcaacttttgttcttttctcagtttccttaatGCCACCTTAAGCTTCTCCTGCAGAGAAAGGTAGGTTAGCGCCCGACCAGTCCAAGAAGTAGGGTGAGGCGCCATGAAGACatgctggttctttgaaaaacttgagtgcagagaaagagggaagactACAGTCTGATTGGGATAGAGATTCTGGGGATGGGAAGACTTTGGCAAGAGCCTGAGGTTTCTTTCAAAACACAGCCACGCTGTTGGAGGTGGTGGTGTGGAGTTGGAGCATTCCTCATTCCTAATTAACCAGAAGGCCACAAGGAAGTGTGATCCTTGCAGCGTTTTCCCAAGCGTACTCCCTGGTCCTGGGGAATGAGAAAGCTGTCCTGAGCTTGCAGTTCTCTGCTTCAATTAGACCTGGAAGGTGGGAAACCCCTTCCTTTTCCCAACCCTGAAACTCCACAGGTGACTTTGCCTCCCTCACTCTGGAGAACAAAACCCCAAGCACGGACCCAGCTCCCTTCTACTTGGTCAGGCCTCTGTGCTAAGTCCTTACCTGGTATTCCTGAGCAGCCTCCTCGACAGGGACCGTTTTGTGGTTACGGTGGTTCTGGGACTGGGAACATACCCAGCAGAGGATCTTCCCATCTTCCTCACAGAACAGGTGCAGTCTCTCTCCATGTACCTGACACCATTCCCTCTGTGTGACTTCATTGGCATTCTGGCCAATTTGTTTAAGGTTGTCCACCACGTTAGCCAGTGGCCAATTGGGCCGGAGGTTTCGGAGCAAGAAGGTGTGCTGACACACAGGACAGACGCCGCCACCATCTTTCCCCACCTCAGAGATGCATTTGTGGCAGAAGCTGTGGCCACAGTCAATGCTCATAGGCTCCACTACAGGATCCAGGCAGATAGGGCATGTGACCTCCTCCCACATCATTGCCAAGGGCATTGCTGCAGCCATAGGGGTGATGTTCTTAGTAAGCAGCACTGTGGAGATCCTGGGGTACcctggtggggagaggagagagggaaatgagCAGAAGAGAAGGGTTGTGTgagaagaaaaacaatccaaAGGAAAACACAAGGAACAGTGAAGTGGAAGGGGTGAAAACAACACCAGAACATTAACTTGAATAATAAGAGCTTCTCCTCTCTAGTCTCATCCACTTACCTAGTCagacagaaggggaaactgagtcccccAAAGAAACTGAATGTTGTTGAGAACTTCAGAGATAAAGCTGTTTATAACTCTATTTTCATCATGGCCCTCTCTGCTTCATCCTCTGTCCCAGGCTTTTCCTGTCCACTCTCTGCCCTCTCAGGTCACCAGTCCGCTGCTGAGCAGCTCATCTGTATGACAGGGACCATGTACTCTGTACACTCCATAAGCTAGAGAAGGTGCTACCTGCTTTGGAAATATCTTCATTATCTGCACAATAATCACAGGAGTTACTTCTATATCTGTGATTATATACATAAGAATATATTTCTACATATctgtctgtatgtatatatacctgcaggtatatgtgtgcatatgggtacctgtatatgtttatatgcaCACATAAACAGTGCTTGAGCACTCCCTgggctctcctctcccttctgggAACCTGGTAGCTGGCTTCATTGCCTCTGGGGCACAGACCCACAGGTTTCTAGCGTCTGAAACTGTCCTGCCCCCTCTCACCCCCAGAGGAGAAGTGTCGAGGGGAGTGCCCGGACTACACTCCGGGCTGGGCTAGGTTTCTGCCCCGGTGCCCCCCGCTTAGGGCAGCGCCCCCGGGGGCTTGGGTGTCACGTTCACATTTGGGGCCCCGTCCCAGGCAGGCTGCCAGCCCGGGAGGaactgctggggctggggctggggctggggctggggctggggctggggctgggctagCCCTGGGGGAACCGGGTCTGCAGGCCCCAGGGGCGAGCACTagatggggcaggggagagaggtcCCCCAGCCAGGGCGGGGGCACTCGGGTCGGGGCGAGTCACTCACCTTTTCAGGGCTTTCGGCAGCCGGCGGCAGGCTCCCTATTTCACTTTCGATTTCCCGTCGAGGCGTGTCCGAAGGGGGTGGGCCgaggggcggggagtgggaggagagggaggcgcGAGGGGCGGGGGAGCAGGCGGGGCAGCTCGGGAGCCCCAGGCGGCAGGAAGTCCGAGCTCCGCAGCGTCCAGTCCTTGCTTCGCGTCCCCTCCCAGGTCTTCGGGGTCAAACAAGAAAATACCGCATCCACGGTGGAGGGGTCACGCTGCCTCCTCGGACACTGGTCGTCTCGCTCCACACCTACGTGCTGGGCGACGCCCACGAGTGGGAGCTGCTCTCAGGGAGTTAGGGAGGGTGGGATGGCGACAACGTGCCTGGGGCTCTCCCTTACGTGTCACCCTCTGCTTCCAGAAACAAGTCCTTTTCAGGAAAGGCTTGATAGTCTTTTAACATCAGCTGGTGAGGGATTTATGTACAGCACGATCCCAAGGCAGGTGTCATACCAGTGAATGGTAAGAAGAGAATTGACATTTATTAGGCACCAACGGTGTACTTGTCACTGAGCTAGGgattttctgaggtttttttttttttaattatggtaaaacatatgtaacaaaat from Canis lupus dingo isolate Sandy chromosome 21, ASM325472v2, whole genome shotgun sequence encodes:
- the TRIM21 gene encoding E3 ubiquitin-protein ligase TRIM21 isoform X1, encoding MAAAMPLAMMWEEVTCPICLDPVVEPMSIDCGHSFCHKCISEVGKDGGGVCPVCQHTFLLRNLRPNWPLANVVDNLKQIGQNANEVTQREWCQVHGERLHLFCEEDGKILCWVCSQSQNHRNHKTVPVEEAAQEYQEKLKVALRKLRKEQKLAEELEVNTAMKRAAWKASVVLQRESQSQVERHKRRIHAEFVQQINFLAAEEQRQMQRLDMEEREQLRILGETEAMLAQKTQALQELVVELERRSKGSPLELLQEVKSVLGRTEAWNLKELDITSPGLRSVCLVPGLKTMLRTYGVHITLDPHTANPWLILSEDRRQVRLGDSQQEVPENESRFDMYPMVLGAQCFDSGKAYWEVDVRGKEAWDLGVCTDSAQRKGHFLLSPGNGFWTIWLWNKQKYEAGTCPQTPLHLQVPPCQVGIFLDCEAHTVSFYNITDHGSLIYTFSECAFAGPLRPFFGTGFNDAGRNAAPLVLCPLEVGS
- the TRIM21 gene encoding E3 ubiquitin-protein ligase TRIM21 isoform X2, with translation MAAAMPLAMMWEEVTCPICLDPVVEPMSIDCGHSFCHKCISEVGKDGGGVCPVCQHTFLLRNLRPNWPLANVVDNLKQIGQNANEVTQREWCQVHGERLHLFCEEDGKILCWVCSQSQNHRNHKTVPVEEAAQEYQEKLKVALRKLRKEQKLAEELEVNTAMKRAAWKSQVERHKRRIHAEFVQQINFLAAEEQRQMQRLDMEEREQLRILGETEAMLAQKTQALQELVVELERRSKGSPLELLQEVKSVLGRTEAWNLKELDITSPGLRSVCLVPGLKTMLRTYGVHITLDPHTANPWLILSEDRRQVRLGDSQQEVPENESRFDMYPMVLGAQCFDSGKAYWEVDVRGKEAWDLGVCTDSAQRKGHFLLSPGNGFWTIWLWNKQKYEAGTCPQTPLHLQVPPCQVGIFLDCEAHTVSFYNITDHGSLIYTFSECAFAGPLRPFFGTGFNDAGRNAAPLVLCPLEVGS
- the TRIM21 gene encoding E3 ubiquitin-protein ligase TRIM21 isoform X4: MAAAMPLAMMWEEVTCPICLDPVVEPMSIDCGHSFCHKCISEVGKDGGGVCPVCQHTFLLRNLRPNWPLANVVDNLKQIGQNANEVTQREWCQVHGERLHLFCEEDGKILCWVCSQSQNHRNHKTVPVEEAAQEYQEKLKVALRKLRKEQKLAEELEVNTAMKRAAWKINFLAAEEQRQMQRLDMEEREQLRILGETEAMLAQKTQALQELVVELERRSKGSPLELLQEVKSVLGRTEAWNLKELDITSPGLRSVCLVPGLKTMLRTYGVHITLDPHTANPWLILSEDRRQVRLGDSQQEVPENESRFDMYPMVLGAQCFDSGKAYWEVDVRGKEAWDLGVCTDSAQRKGHFLLSPGNGFWTIWLWNKQKYEAGTCPQTPLHLQVPPCQVGIFLDCEAHTVSFYNITDHGSLIYTFSECAFAGPLRPFFGTGFNDAGRNAAPLVLCPLEVGS
- the TRIM21 gene encoding E3 ubiquitin-protein ligase TRIM21 isoform X3 — its product is MAAAMPLAMMWEEVTCPICLDPVVEPMSIDCGHSFCHKCISEVGKDGGGVCPVCQHTFLLRNLRPNWPLANVVDNLKQIGQNANEVTQREWCQVHGERLHLFCEEDGKILCWVCSQSQNHRNHKTVPVEEAAQEYQEKLKVALRKLRKEQKLAEELEVNTAMKRAAWKASVVLQRESQINFLAAEEQRQMQRLDMEEREQLRILGETEAMLAQKTQALQELVVELERRSKGSPLELLQEVKSVLGRTEAWNLKELDITSPGLRSVCLVPGLKTMLRTYGVHITLDPHTANPWLILSEDRRQVRLGDSQQEVPENESRFDMYPMVLGAQCFDSGKAYWEVDVRGKEAWDLGVCTDSAQRKGHFLLSPGNGFWTIWLWNKQKYEAGTCPQTPLHLQVPPCQVGIFLDCEAHTVSFYNITDHGSLIYTFSECAFAGPLRPFFGTGFNDAGRNAAPLVLCPLEVGS